In one Paraburkholderia megapolitana genomic region, the following are encoded:
- a CDS encoding efflux RND transporter permease subunit codes for MIARIIRWSIYNRFLVLLATVLVTAWGVYSLTQTPLDALPDLSDTQVIIKASYPGKAPQVVEDQVTYPLTTTLLGVPGATTIRAYSSFGDAFVYVLFDDKTDQYWARSRVLEYLNQVQSRLPPGATVSLGPDATGVGWVYEYALVDRTATHDLGQLRALNDWFLKFELKSVPDVSEVASIGGMVRQYQVVLDPDKLRAYGITQAAVADAIGKANQESGGSVVELAESEYMVRSSGYLHSLDDFRHIVLRTNDAGTPVLLGDVARIQIGPEMRRGIAELNGEGEVAGGVIVMRSGKNALTTIEAVKAKLADLKRSLPPGVEVVTTYDRSQLIERAVDNLKDKLVEEFIIVGLVCAVFLFHLRSAFVAILSLPLGVLAAFIVMRYQGVNANLMSLGGIAIAIGAMIDAAIVMIENAHKHLEAYDHAHPDTPITTAQRWELIAQSAAEVGPALFFSLLIITLSFIPVFSLEGQEGKLFAPLAFTKTYTIAAAAGLSVTLVPVLMGYLIRGRIPHENANPLNRVLIRLYRPLLEATLRRPWVAIGLAVVALAVTLIPVSRLGGEFMPPLDEGDLLYMPTALPGISADKAAELLQQTDRLIKTVPEVKTVFGKSGRADTATDPAPFEMFETTIQFKPRSEWRPGMTPEKLIDELDARVKIPGLSNVWVPPIRNRLDMLSTGIKTPVGVKISGADLGQIDRIATQVESVLKNVPGVTSALAERLNGGHYIDVDIDRLAAARYGLSVTDIQSVVSTAVGGDNVGEVIAGRERFPINIRYPREIRDSVDNLRQLPVVTDRGAQITLGDVATIRISDGPPMIRSENARLSGYVYVDIRNTDLQSAVKAMQSAVAQHVVLPPGYSIAWSGQFEYLERAAAKLRTVIPVTLVVIFVLLFLTFNSAADALLLMSTVPFALVGGFWLIWILGHAVSVATAVGFIALSGVAAEFGVVMLLYLKGALNRRLDEGAPLTEATLVDAIREGAVLRVRPKAMTVAVVLAGLIPIMLGHGSGSEVMQRIAAPMVGGMVTAPLLSMLIIPAAWLLLQRRRVARANAKTQEALQPHVAPHGTFVPQIHSGENQ; via the coding sequence ATGATTGCGCGCATCATTCGCTGGTCGATTTACAACCGCTTCCTCGTGCTGCTCGCGACGGTGCTCGTCACCGCATGGGGCGTCTATTCGCTGACCCAGACGCCGCTCGACGCGCTGCCGGATCTGTCCGACACACAGGTCATCATCAAGGCGTCGTATCCCGGCAAAGCGCCGCAAGTCGTCGAAGACCAGGTGACCTATCCGCTGACGACGACGCTGCTCGGCGTACCAGGTGCTACGACCATCCGCGCTTATTCGTCGTTTGGAGACGCGTTTGTCTACGTGCTATTCGACGACAAGACGGACCAGTACTGGGCCCGCTCGCGTGTGCTCGAATACCTGAACCAGGTGCAGAGCCGCCTGCCGCCCGGCGCGACTGTGTCGCTCGGTCCCGACGCTACGGGCGTGGGTTGGGTCTACGAATACGCTCTGGTCGATCGCACGGCCACGCACGATCTCGGCCAGCTGCGCGCATTGAACGACTGGTTCCTGAAGTTCGAGTTGAAGTCGGTACCGGACGTTTCGGAAGTGGCCAGCATCGGCGGTATGGTGCGGCAATATCAGGTCGTGCTCGATCCGGACAAGTTGCGCGCTTACGGCATCACGCAGGCGGCAGTCGCGGATGCCATCGGCAAGGCGAACCAGGAATCGGGCGGCTCGGTGGTTGAACTTGCCGAATCCGAGTACATGGTCAGATCGTCGGGCTATCTGCATTCGCTCGATGACTTCCGCCATATCGTGCTGCGCACGAACGACGCAGGCACTCCTGTCCTGCTTGGCGATGTCGCACGCATCCAGATCGGACCTGAAATGCGTCGCGGCATTGCCGAGCTGAATGGCGAAGGCGAAGTCGCGGGCGGTGTGATCGTCATGCGCTCGGGAAAGAACGCGCTGACCACCATCGAAGCCGTCAAGGCAAAGCTCGCCGACTTGAAGCGATCGCTGCCGCCGGGCGTCGAGGTCGTGACGACCTATGATCGCTCGCAGCTCATCGAGCGTGCCGTCGACAATCTGAAGGACAAGCTCGTCGAAGAGTTCATCATCGTGGGCCTGGTTTGCGCGGTGTTTCTCTTCCATCTGCGCAGCGCGTTCGTCGCAATCCTGTCGTTACCGCTTGGCGTGCTGGCCGCATTTATCGTGATGCGCTATCAGGGTGTCAACGCGAACCTGATGTCGCTGGGCGGGATTGCGATTGCGATCGGCGCAATGATCGATGCGGCCATCGTGATGATCGAGAACGCGCACAAGCATCTGGAAGCGTACGACCACGCGCATCCCGATACGCCGATCACGACTGCGCAGCGGTGGGAGTTGATCGCGCAGTCCGCCGCCGAAGTCGGCCCGGCGCTGTTCTTTTCGCTGCTGATCATCACGCTGTCGTTTATCCCGGTGTTCTCGCTCGAAGGCCAGGAAGGGAAACTGTTCGCCCCGCTGGCGTTTACCAAGACCTACACCATTGCGGCTGCGGCAGGTTTATCCGTAACGCTTGTGCCGGTGCTGATGGGCTATCTGATTCGCGGCCGGATTCCGCATGAGAATGCGAATCCGCTCAACCGTGTTCTGATCAGACTGTACCGGCCGTTGCTTGAAGCAACATTGCGCCGCCCGTGGGTTGCAATCGGGTTGGCCGTGGTCGCGCTTGCTGTCACGTTGATCCCGGTGTCGCGGCTTGGTGGCGAATTCATGCCGCCGCTCGACGAAGGCGATCTGCTTTACATGCCGACCGCGTTGCCCGGCATATCGGCAGATAAAGCCGCCGAACTGCTGCAGCAAACAGATCGCCTCATCAAGACGGTGCCCGAAGTGAAGACCGTGTTCGGCAAATCGGGCCGTGCCGATACTGCAACCGATCCCGCGCCGTTCGAGATGTTCGAGACCACCATCCAGTTCAAACCGCGCAGCGAATGGCGCCCAGGTATGACGCCGGAAAAGCTCATCGATGAACTCGATGCGCGCGTCAAGATTCCGGGGCTGTCGAACGTCTGGGTACCACCGATTCGCAATCGTCTCGACATGCTGTCGACGGGTATCAAGACGCCTGTCGGGGTGAAGATTTCGGGCGCGGATCTTGGTCAGATCGACAGGATTGCGACGCAGGTCGAATCTGTCCTGAAGAACGTTCCAGGCGTCACGTCGGCGCTCGCCGAACGACTGAACGGCGGTCACTACATCGACGTCGATATCGACCGGCTGGCGGCCGCGCGCTATGGACTGTCGGTGACGGACATCCAGTCCGTCGTGTCGACTGCGGTGGGGGGCGATAACGTCGGCGAAGTGATCGCAGGTCGCGAACGTTTTCCGATCAACATTCGCTATCCGCGCGAGATCAGGGACTCTGTCGACAATCTGCGTCAGTTGCCGGTCGTCACGGATCGCGGCGCACAGATCACGTTAGGCGACGTCGCCACGATCAGGATATCCGACGGCCCACCGATGATCCGCAGCGAGAACGCCCGCTTGTCAGGCTACGTCTACGTGGACATTCGCAACACCGACCTGCAGTCGGCCGTGAAAGCGATGCAGAGCGCGGTTGCACAGCATGTCGTGCTGCCGCCTGGTTATTCGATTGCCTGGTCGGGTCAGTTCGAGTATCTGGAGCGTGCCGCCGCGAAGTTGCGCACGGTGATCCCCGTGACGCTCGTCGTCATCTTCGTGCTGCTGTTCCTGACGTTCAACTCGGCGGCCGATGCGCTCTTGCTGATGTCGACGGTGCCGTTCGCGCTGGTCGGCGGATTCTGGTTGATCTGGATACTCGGGCACGCGGTGTCCGTCGCGACTGCGGTGGGATTCATCGCGTTGTCGGGCGTGGCGGCTGAGTTCGGTGTCGTGATGCTGCTGTATCTGAAGGGCGCACTCAATCGTCGGCTCGACGAGGGCGCGCCGCTTACCGAAGCAACGCTTGTCGATGCGATCCGCGAAGGCGCGGTTTTGCGCGTAAGACCCAAGGCCATGACGGTCGCAGTCGTGCTGGCCGGTTTGATCCCGATCATGCTGGGTCACGGCTCCGGTTCCGAAGTCATGCAGCGCATCGCCGCGCCGATGGTCGGCGGCATGGTGACCGCGCCGCTTCTGTCCATGCTCATCATTCCGGCCGCCTGGCTGTTGCTGCAACGTCGCCGCGTGGCGCGCGCGAATGCAAAGACGCAGGAAGCGCTGCAACCTCATGTAGCACCCCATGGCACGTTCGTGCCGCAAATCCACTCTGGAGAAAATCAATGA
- a CDS encoding TolC family protein produces the protein MLFNIGSPASRRAWARSCVLLVALGLLSGRAAYAQDVGLTLDEALQIATSRSSSIQAAQASVRGSSDVVVKAGELPNPTLNLSVQDLPVNGPNALTIGQDNFTMRGIGIQQEWVSPAKRRLQTSLANRVVERDQSTYLEKVAEVRQQAAMAWLNAIYAKQAVALNQALVDHLGQELAARQASYRGAKGTAVDVAQANLTLGNARDELINAQQDAKTALIVLSRWTGAGNVLQVSGTPPEFESQVPSFSADHLAQVQPSLIAARAAISLADADTDVARSNRNPNWTWGLTYFKSGGKYPDYVSVGVTIPLPIHRSNVEDRDVAQKSEMGTQARLTYEDTERQVVADIQSLTAKLAGGRERLANAKQTVLPAAEQKVQLANAAYRSGAGTLADALDARHTQLEADLQVLNLEREVSLVWAQLEYQVLPTDLTASQ, from the coding sequence ATGCTTTTCAACATCGGCTCGCCGGCATCGCGGCGCGCCTGGGCTCGCTCATGTGTGCTCCTGGTTGCGCTTGGCCTGTTGTCCGGCCGCGCGGCCTACGCTCAGGACGTCGGCTTGACGCTCGACGAAGCACTGCAAATTGCCACCAGCCGCTCGTCTTCGATCCAGGCTGCACAGGCGTCGGTTCGCGGCAGTTCGGACGTAGTCGTCAAGGCTGGAGAACTACCCAATCCCACTCTGAACCTCAGCGTGCAGGACTTGCCGGTCAATGGGCCTAATGCCTTGACCATCGGGCAAGACAACTTCACGATGCGCGGCATCGGCATTCAGCAGGAATGGGTCTCGCCCGCCAAGCGCCGGCTACAGACATCGCTAGCCAATCGGGTTGTCGAGCGCGACCAGTCGACGTACCTCGAGAAAGTCGCCGAGGTGCGTCAGCAAGCCGCCATGGCCTGGCTCAACGCCATCTATGCGAAGCAGGCCGTCGCGCTCAATCAGGCGCTGGTCGACCATCTGGGCCAGGAGCTCGCGGCAAGGCAGGCGTCGTACCGCGGCGCGAAAGGGACGGCCGTCGACGTCGCCCAGGCCAACCTGACGCTCGGCAATGCGCGTGACGAACTGATCAATGCGCAGCAAGACGCGAAGACTGCATTGATCGTGCTGTCGCGCTGGACCGGCGCTGGCAACGTACTTCAAGTTTCCGGTACGCCACCGGAATTCGAGTCACAGGTACCCAGTTTCAGCGCCGATCACCTTGCTCAGGTTCAGCCTTCGTTGATCGCAGCGCGCGCCGCCATCTCGCTCGCCGATGCCGATACGGACGTGGCCCGCAGCAACCGGAATCCGAACTGGACCTGGGGGCTGACCTACTTCAAGAGTGGCGGGAAGTATCCGGACTACGTGTCGGTTGGCGTAACCATTCCTTTGCCGATCCATCGCAGCAATGTCGAAGACCGCGATGTCGCGCAGAAGTCCGAGATGGGTACGCAGGCGCGACTCACCTATGAAGACACCGAACGCCAGGTCGTTGCGGATATCCAGAGTCTGACGGCAAAGCTTGCCGGCGGTCGCGAACGTCTCGCCAACGCGAAGCAGACCGTTCTTCCCGCCGCCGAACAAAAAGTGCAGCTCGCCAATGCCGCCTATCGATCCGGTGCCGGCACGCTCGCGGACGCACTGGATGCACGGCACACGCAACTCGAAGCGGACCTTCAGGTGCTGAACCTCGAACGCGAAGTTTCCCTCGTCTGGGCACAGCTGGAATACCAGGTTTTGCCAACCGACCTGACCGCCAGCCAGTAA
- a CDS encoding D-cysteine desulfhydrase family protein, producing MASRAPDLSRFPKAQLRDGPSPIVALPRLSRHLGGADIYVKREDVDGLGGGGNKLRKLEFLIGEAQAMGADTVITVGGRQSNHARLTAAVAARVGMKCELVLSRLVPIDDDDYVENGNVVLDRLFGAVIHDIPGNVSALQVAEERAATLRSQGRKVYVCPLGGSSPVGCLGYVSCALELLDQSRESGIEFDHIVVPNGSGGTQAGLVAGLIASGVPPTKVVGYTVLAPLEKAFATTCEKIGQTLALIDSSLTFSTSDVVLHGEQLGSGYGLPTDSMRRAVNLLASQEGLLLDPVYSGKAFAGLIQSVESGRFGAGQKVLFLMSGGTPSLFAYRSTFA from the coding sequence ATGGCATCGCGAGCACCGGACCTTTCCCGGTTTCCTAAAGCACAATTGCGCGACGGACCTTCACCGATTGTGGCGCTACCGAGATTGAGCCGGCACCTGGGTGGCGCCGACATCTATGTCAAGCGCGAGGACGTCGATGGTCTGGGCGGTGGAGGCAACAAGTTACGCAAGCTCGAGTTCCTGATCGGCGAAGCGCAGGCAATGGGAGCGGATACGGTCATCACGGTAGGTGGCCGCCAGTCGAATCATGCCCGCCTGACCGCAGCGGTGGCCGCGCGCGTTGGCATGAAATGCGAACTGGTGCTCTCGAGGCTCGTTCCGATCGACGACGATGACTACGTCGAAAATGGCAATGTCGTGCTCGACCGCCTGTTTGGCGCGGTCATTCACGACATTCCAGGAAACGTTAGCGCATTGCAGGTTGCAGAAGAGCGCGCTGCGACGTTACGCAGCCAGGGACGCAAGGTTTATGTGTGTCCGCTAGGCGGATCGAGTCCGGTGGGTTGTCTGGGCTACGTCTCCTGTGCACTCGAGCTTCTCGATCAGTCGCGTGAAAGCGGTATTGAGTTCGACCATATCGTTGTTCCGAATGGCAGTGGCGGTACGCAGGCCGGACTTGTCGCCGGCTTGATCGCTTCTGGTGTGCCGCCGACGAAAGTAGTCGGTTATACGGTTCTGGCGCCGCTCGAGAAAGCCTTTGCGACCACTTGCGAAAAAATCGGGCAAACGCTTGCCTTGATCGATTCCAGTCTCACGTTCTCTACTAGCGATGTCGTTCTGCATGGTGAGCAGCTTGGAAGCGGCTACGGACTACCCACCGATTCGATGCGTCGCGCGGTGAATCTTCTGGCCAGCCAGGAAGGTCTTCTGCTGGACCCGGTATATAGCGGCAAGGCGTTCGCGGGTTTGATCCAGAGCGTTGAAAGCGGCCGGTTCGGCGCGGGGCAAAAAGTGCTGTTTCTCATGAGTGGCGGGACGCCATCGCTGTTTGCCTATCGCTCGACGTTTGCCTGA
- a CDS encoding DUF2933 domain-containing protein — translation MKCNMKFLLKIAGALAAVVALAYWALPGYHAEILALMPLSVVVLCPLSMMMMMWAMQRHDESANPALPPPAASPTLAQEPGRTNQR, via the coding sequence ATGAAATGCAACATGAAATTCCTGCTGAAGATCGCCGGCGCGCTAGCGGCAGTTGTCGCGCTCGCATACTGGGCGCTGCCTGGATATCACGCGGAGATCCTGGCTTTGATGCCGCTCTCCGTGGTGGTGTTGTGTCCGCTGTCGATGATGATGATGATGTGGGCCATGCAGCGCCACGATGAGTCGGCGAATCCTGCGCTGCCACCGCCCGCTGCCAGCCCGACGTTGGCCCAGGAGCCAGGCCGGACAAACCAGCGGTAA
- a CDS encoding efflux RND transporter periplasmic adaptor subunit — translation MNQKLIVRAVAAVFTVAVLLGAGYVAGSRRTATDTPIALAMAASPSAGSDKVDTKTGRKVLYWHDPMVPNQHFDKPGKSPFMNMELQPVFADEGGSSGVKVDSTLQQNLGIRYATVVRQDTAEGFSAIGTTQFDESMADVVQSRVTGYIDHLYASAPMQRVAQGAPIASLFVPDWLAPQEEYLALKRSGMDASLLAAARARMQALSIPDGLIASLDRTGKAQTHVTLFAQRAGVVTELNVRDGAMVSPGQTLAKIAGLSKLWLIVEIPESLALQVQPGMTVEATFAGDASQRFSGHIREILPGISGDSRTLQARLEIDNAGLKLTPGMLMRARVSGAKTVSRLLVPSEAVITTGKRSIVIVRNSDGRLQPVQIAVGSDSGDNTEVTSGLTEGQQVVASGQFLIDSEASLTSVLPKLEGSVAPEASPVAPSAASASASAPAAQTYETTGKVEKVTSSDITFSHQPVPALGWSAMTMTFGKPSPTSFPDVKVGESVHFVFKPSDDGYELTQVEPVGSTK, via the coding sequence ATGAACCAGAAACTGATCGTACGTGCCGTTGCCGCAGTGTTCACCGTGGCCGTGCTGCTTGGCGCCGGTTATGTGGCCGGCTCACGTCGGACTGCAACAGATACGCCCATCGCACTGGCCATGGCCGCGAGCCCATCTGCGGGCAGCGACAAGGTCGACACGAAGACAGGACGCAAAGTGCTTTACTGGCACGACCCGATGGTGCCGAACCAGCACTTCGATAAACCTGGCAAGTCGCCGTTCATGAACATGGAGTTGCAACCGGTCTTTGCGGACGAAGGCGGTTCAAGCGGTGTCAAGGTCGACTCCACGCTGCAACAGAATCTTGGCATCCGGTACGCGACAGTGGTCAGGCAGGACACCGCCGAAGGATTCAGCGCAATCGGTACCACGCAGTTCGATGAATCGATGGCAGACGTGGTGCAGTCGCGTGTGACCGGCTATATCGACCACCTGTATGCCAGCGCCCCGATGCAACGGGTCGCGCAGGGTGCGCCGATCGCATCGCTTTTCGTTCCCGACTGGCTCGCGCCTCAGGAAGAATATCTGGCGCTCAAGCGTAGCGGCATGGACGCGAGCCTGCTTGCCGCCGCGCGTGCGCGCATGCAGGCACTGTCGATTCCCGATGGGCTCATTGCGAGCCTCGATAGAACCGGCAAAGCGCAAACCCACGTCACGCTGTTCGCGCAGCGAGCCGGCGTGGTGACAGAACTCAATGTGCGCGATGGCGCCATGGTGTCGCCAGGACAGACGCTTGCCAAGATTGCCGGTCTATCGAAGCTGTGGTTGATCGTTGAGATACCCGAGTCGCTTGCGTTGCAGGTGCAGCCCGGCATGACCGTCGAAGCGACGTTTGCCGGCGACGCTTCGCAACGCTTTAGCGGTCATATCCGCGAAATCCTGCCGGGCATCAGTGGGGACAGCAGGACGCTGCAGGCTCGCCTCGAAATCGATAACGCCGGCCTCAAGCTGACACCGGGGATGCTGATGCGTGCCCGTGTCAGCGGAGCGAAAACGGTATCGCGGCTGCTGGTGCCGTCCGAAGCGGTCATCACGACCGGCAAGCGCTCGATCGTCATCGTGAGGAATAGCGACGGCCGGTTGCAACCTGTTCAGATCGCGGTTGGCAGCGATAGCGGGGACAACACCGAAGTGACGAGCGGGTTGACCGAAGGTCAGCAGGTCGTCGCATCGGGGCAGTTCCTGATCGACTCGGAAGCGAGCCTGACCTCCGTGCTGCCGAAGCTTGAAGGAAGCGTGGCACCTGAAGCCTCGCCAGTTGCGCCGTCAGCTGCTTCTGCTTCCGCTTCCGCGCCCGCCGCGCAGACCTACGAAACCACCGGCAAGGTTGAAAAAGTCACCTCCAGCGACATCACGTTCTCGCATCAACCCGTACCGGCACTGGGCTGGAGTGCGATGACCATGACCTTCGGCAAACCGTCTCCAACCTCATTCCCCGACGTCAAGGTAGGCGAGTCTGTGCATTTCGTCTTCAAGCCCTCCGACGACGGCTACGAACTGACGCAAGTCGAACCGGTGGGGAGCACGAAATGA
- a CDS encoding alpha/beta fold hydrolase translates to MSDSINTRRRLFLGTAAVGIGTMDLSFAGLARAQSSSSASAPGTRTTPSSASFDDLRQIDAGLLNVGYADLGPANGPVVILLHGWPYDIHSFVDVAPLLASAGYRVIVPYLRGYGTTRLRSASTVRNGQQAVVAVDVIALMDALKIDKAVFGAFDWGARTADIIAALWPERCKGLVSVSGYLIGSQEANRAPLPPKAEFAWWYQFYFATERGQLGYEANRHDFNKLIWQLASPKWNFDDATYERSAESFKNPDHVAIVIHNYRWRLGLAQGEPQYDALEKRLAASPVIGVPTITLEGDANGAPHPDPASYAKKFVGKYAHRTITGGIGHNLPQEAPKAFADAVLDVAKL, encoded by the coding sequence ATGTCTGACTCAATCAACACACGTCGCCGCCTTTTCCTCGGCACAGCCGCAGTCGGTATCGGCACGATGGACCTGAGCTTCGCCGGTCTTGCGCGTGCGCAGTCGTCATCCAGCGCGTCTGCGCCGGGTACGCGCACGACGCCATCGAGCGCATCGTTCGACGATCTGCGGCAGATCGATGCCGGTCTGCTTAACGTCGGCTATGCCGACCTCGGGCCGGCTAACGGCCCGGTGGTGATCCTGTTGCACGGCTGGCCCTACGACATCCACAGCTTCGTGGATGTCGCACCGCTACTCGCTTCCGCGGGGTATCGCGTAATCGTGCCGTACCTCCGCGGCTATGGCACGACGCGACTTCGCTCTGCCAGCACGGTGCGCAACGGTCAGCAGGCCGTCGTTGCCGTCGATGTCATCGCGTTGATGGATGCGCTGAAAATCGACAAGGCCGTGTTCGGCGCCTTCGACTGGGGCGCGCGTACCGCCGACATCATCGCTGCGTTGTGGCCCGAACGCTGCAAGGGACTGGTGTCGGTGAGCGGCTATCTGATCGGCAGCCAGGAAGCGAACCGTGCGCCACTTCCGCCGAAAGCAGAATTCGCGTGGTGGTACCAGTTCTATTTCGCAACCGAACGCGGCCAGCTCGGCTACGAGGCGAACCGCCACGATTTCAACAAGCTGATCTGGCAACTTGCGTCGCCGAAATGGAACTTCGACGATGCGACTTACGAACGTTCCGCGGAATCGTTCAAGAACCCGGATCATGTTGCGATCGTGATTCACAACTATCGCTGGCGTTTAGGGCTCGCGCAGGGCGAGCCGCAATACGATGCGCTGGAAAAGCGTCTCGCTGCCAGTCCGGTTATCGGTGTGCCGACGATCACCCTCGAAGGCGATGCGAACGGCGCACCGCATCCGGACCCGGCGTCCTACGCGAAGAAGTTCGTCGGCAAGTATGCGCATCGCACGATCACCGGCGGGATCGGACATAACCTGCCGCAGGAAGCGCCGAAGGCGTTTGCCGATGCAGTGCTCGATGTTGCGAAGCTTTGA